In Kitasatospora gansuensis, a genomic segment contains:
- a CDS encoding acyltransferase domain-containing protein, which translates to MRTVHVHLFPGQGDFTIASLVRETRSGGGLREVARQVYEQIDEVTAERRLPALAPWLLGPNPPGGRELAEAPVGTSQLALFGASMTVHQALCASRGEPATLLGVSFGEIAALTAAGAFAVDDGARIAYDLAQVLATCPGGLTLLRCSEDTAQTLIDLLELTGEAVVACVNDDRETIVSGPTAALEAVELAARGEDLAAVRLRLPFSSHHPGLHDQAKVFEQAVRAYPVAPLGPVVYSAVAGRAYTSTEDLPRRLADCLVRPARLPPVLRLAGRARPAALFEAGPGSALADSARRVLAGPDTTVHAPLGDAGFRW; encoded by the coding sequence ATGCGGACCGTGCACGTCCATCTCTTCCCCGGCCAGGGGGACTTCACGATCGCCTCACTGGTGCGGGAGACCCGCTCGGGCGGGGGGCTGCGAGAGGTGGCGCGGCAGGTCTACGAGCAGATCGACGAGGTCACCGCCGAACGTCGGCTGCCGGCGCTCGCGCCGTGGCTGTTGGGCCCGAATCCCCCCGGCGGCCGAGAGCTGGCCGAGGCTCCCGTGGGAACCTCCCAACTCGCCCTGTTCGGAGCATCGATGACGGTCCACCAGGCGCTCTGCGCATCGCGTGGCGAACCGGCCACCCTGCTGGGTGTGAGCTTCGGGGAGATCGCGGCCCTCACCGCGGCCGGCGCCTTCGCCGTCGACGACGGTGCCCGGATCGCGTACGACCTCGCCCAGGTGCTCGCCACCTGCCCCGGCGGGCTGACGCTGCTGCGGTGCTCGGAAGACACGGCCCAGACCCTCATCGACCTGCTGGAGCTGACCGGGGAGGCGGTGGTCGCCTGCGTCAACGATGACCGGGAGACGATTGTGAGCGGTCCGACAGCCGCGCTGGAGGCCGTCGAACTGGCCGCCCGTGGCGAGGACTTGGCGGCTGTCCGGCTGAGACTGCCGTTCTCCTCCCACCATCCCGGTCTGCACGATCAGGCGAAGGTGTTCGAGCAGGCCGTACGGGCCTATCCGGTCGCCCCGCTCGGTCCCGTGGTCTACTCCGCGGTTGCCGGGCGGGCCTACACCTCCACCGAGGACCTGCCCCGTCGACTGGCCGACTGCCTGGTCCGCCCGGCCCGGCTGCCACCGGTCCTGCGCCTCGCGGGCCGGGCCCGGCCCGCAGCGCTCTTCGAGGCCGGGCCCGGCAGCGCGCTGGCCGACAGCGCGCGGCGGGTGCTCGCCGGACCGGACACGACCGTCCACGCGCCGTTGGGCGACGCGGGCTTCCGCTGGTGA
- a CDS encoding acyl-CoA dehydrogenase family protein, which produces MSSGPPPQGEPRTHLEELIHGPVSASFLRTLRASLSDDSGPPGPDPADREPRLRRRLRRLADSLPPGRELLDRPEQLGALFGWAAVADPPLTMVLINHYLLALNSMDRLAPDHDLLKSRFGAMESGRAKGVFMITEVGLANSHLATRTTAEFDPVSREFVLDSPDPAAAKFTAGTLDDGPLIGTALARLVVAGADCGVFSFVVDLVDKDGLRPGVEMSDTIELSALPLDYAQFRFHNLRLPYEHWLRDSAVIDADGVFRDPLGSPDLRLQRTLCVGQVLWAVLPSALAAISRQSAVLALRYARRRRTQGRLAPGTPLLDYRTQQHGVLGALAEAFALTCAASRSLTVLAESGVAAGDGAVREVDGPMTFAPWSAVSRPLSAYKAHTVRAAARITADCQRHCGFSGHLDVNRLAAYHGFSRSFDAAGGDSQLIFFDLGRALLDEAPRPDEPAAGRPSPGSPDWWPSVLRSHEQRLTDRLRRLRDRSAPGADEFAVWNPLLSDAGELGETYAARLVADDVARAAADLGVRHPESSAAVSALAGLYGAVSARRLAGSLLTAGTLRSAEIRQLPAIVDRLCDRLLPHLGSLEEEFGYPQAVVGAPLGEPDFNSALAGSLGWHRGGPS; this is translated from the coding sequence ATGTCCTCTGGCCCCCCGCCGCAGGGAGAGCCGCGCACCCACCTCGAGGAGCTCATCCACGGGCCGGTGTCCGCATCGTTCCTCCGTACTCTCAGGGCTTCCCTCTCCGACGACTCGGGTCCGCCCGGCCCCGACCCGGCAGACCGCGAGCCCCGGCTCCGGCGTCGGCTGCGCCGACTTGCCGATTCCCTGCCCCCGGGGCGGGAGTTGCTGGACCGGCCGGAGCAGCTGGGCGCACTGTTCGGCTGGGCCGCCGTCGCCGACCCGCCGTTGACCATGGTGCTCATCAACCACTACCTGTTGGCCCTCAACTCGATGGACCGGCTCGCTCCCGACCACGACCTGCTCAAGAGCCGCTTCGGAGCGATGGAGTCGGGTCGCGCCAAGGGCGTGTTCATGATCACCGAGGTCGGCCTCGCCAACAGTCATCTGGCGACGCGCACCACCGCCGAATTCGACCCCGTGAGCCGGGAGTTCGTTCTCGACAGCCCTGATCCGGCGGCGGCGAAGTTCACCGCCGGCACCCTGGACGACGGGCCGCTGATCGGCACAGCGCTCGCCCGGCTGGTGGTCGCCGGCGCCGACTGCGGGGTCTTCTCCTTCGTGGTGGACCTCGTCGACAAGGACGGTCTGCGGCCGGGAGTGGAGATGTCCGACACCATCGAACTCAGCGCTCTCCCGCTGGACTACGCGCAATTCCGGTTCCACAACCTCCGCCTCCCCTATGAGCACTGGCTGCGCGACAGCGCCGTCATCGACGCGGACGGCGTCTTCCGCGACCCGCTCGGCTCACCCGATCTGCGCCTGCAACGCACGCTCTGCGTCGGACAGGTCCTGTGGGCGGTGCTGCCGTCCGCGCTGGCAGCGATATCCCGGCAGTCCGCCGTACTGGCACTGCGCTACGCGCGCCGGCGCCGCACCCAGGGGCGGCTGGCGCCCGGCACTCCGCTGCTCGACTACCGCACCCAGCAACACGGCGTCCTGGGCGCCCTGGCCGAGGCGTTCGCGCTGACCTGCGCCGCCTCCCGGTCCCTGACCGTGCTGGCCGAGTCGGGAGTCGCGGCCGGCGACGGTGCGGTCCGGGAGGTCGACGGGCCGATGACCTTCGCACCCTGGTCGGCCGTCAGCAGACCGCTCTCCGCGTACAAGGCCCACACGGTCCGCGCGGCGGCCCGGATCACCGCCGACTGCCAGCGGCACTGCGGGTTCTCCGGGCATCTGGACGTCAACCGGCTGGCCGCCTATCACGGGTTCTCCCGCTCCTTCGACGCGGCCGGCGGCGACAGCCAACTGATCTTCTTCGACCTCGGTCGCGCGCTCCTCGACGAGGCACCCCGGCCCGACGAGCCGGCCGCCGGGCGCCCGAGCCCGGGCAGCCCCGATTGGTGGCCGTCCGTCCTCCGCTCGCACGAACAGCGGCTCACCGACCGACTGCGTCGCCTGCGCGACCGGAGCGCGCCGGGTGCGGACGAGTTCGCCGTCTGGAATCCGCTGCTCTCCGACGCCGGTGAGCTGGGCGAGACCTATGCCGCCCGGCTGGTCGCCGACGATGTGGCCCGCGCCGCGGCCGACCTGGGCGTCCGGCACCCGGAGTCGTCGGCCGCCGTATCCGCGCTGGCCGGTCTCTACGGTGCGGTGTCCGCGCGACGGCTGGCCGGCTCCCTGCTGACGGCCGGGACCCTCCGGTCGGCGGAGATCCGACAGCTGCCCGCGATCGTGGATCGGCTCTGCGACCGCCTGCTGCCTCACCTCGGCTCCCTTGAAGAGGAGTTCGGGTATCCGCAGGCGGTCGTGGGCGCGCCGCTCGGCGAACCCGACTTCAACAGTGCGCTGGCCGGCTCGCTCGGCTGGCACCGGGGAGGGCCCTCATGA
- a CDS encoding 3-oxoacyl-ACP synthase III family protein yields the protein MNTDAVPPRIGIWGTGSYLPSRIRTNEEVAEATGVTPEWIQERTGVRSRHVAAAEEAASDLAAAAVRSAAHAAGVDPTEIGLLVCATSTPDELGPSTACRVQGLLKADRAVALDVSAACSGWLFAAKVAHDWLREDPSKGYAAVVGTEAYSKFLNPTDRGTAVLFADGAAAAILGPVPEPYGFTDFTFGSDGSLADLVLIPAGGSRRPADPATLRDRGHTIQMDGRAVSRFIRDVFPRLVHDSLERNGLKLRDVDRIVTHQPNPVLLRALAQQIGIRDEQLVVVGDEVGNIGAASAPYALATAARGSLRPGDTVLVTVFGAGMTWGSALLTWHRPEERPIP from the coding sequence ATGAACACGGACGCCGTACCGCCTCGGATCGGAATCTGGGGCACCGGCAGCTACCTGCCCAGCCGGATCCGTACCAACGAGGAGGTGGCCGAGGCGACCGGCGTCACGCCCGAGTGGATCCAGGAGCGCACCGGTGTCCGCTCACGCCACGTGGCGGCCGCCGAGGAGGCCGCCTCGGACCTGGCCGCGGCCGCCGTCCGGTCCGCCGCACACGCGGCCGGTGTCGACCCGACGGAGATCGGCCTGCTGGTGTGCGCCACCTCCACTCCCGACGAGCTGGGCCCGTCCACGGCCTGCCGCGTCCAGGGGCTGCTGAAGGCCGACCGGGCGGTGGCCCTCGATGTCAGCGCGGCCTGCTCCGGCTGGCTGTTCGCCGCCAAGGTCGCGCACGACTGGCTCCGCGAGGACCCCTCCAAGGGCTACGCCGCCGTCGTGGGGACCGAGGCGTACTCGAAGTTCCTCAACCCGACCGACCGGGGCACGGCCGTGCTCTTCGCGGACGGCGCGGCCGCGGCGATCCTGGGCCCGGTCCCCGAGCCGTACGGCTTCACCGACTTCACGTTCGGGTCGGACGGCTCGCTCGCCGACCTCGTCCTCATACCGGCCGGCGGCAGCCGCCGACCTGCCGATCCTGCCACCCTCCGGGACCGGGGGCACACGATCCAGATGGACGGACGAGCCGTCAGCCGGTTCATCAGGGACGTCTTCCCCCGGCTCGTCCACGACAGCCTCGAACGCAACGGACTCAAACTGCGGGACGTCGACCGCATCGTCACCCACCAGCCGAATCCGGTACTGCTGCGTGCTCTCGCGCAGCAGATCGGCATCCGCGACGAGCAGTTGGTCGTGGTGGGTGACGAGGTGGGCAACATCGGCGCGGCCAGTGCCCCGTACGCCCTCGCCACCGCCGCCCGGGGATCGCTCCGGCCCGGCGACACCGTTCTTGTCACCGTGTTCGGTGCCGGCATGACGTGGGGCAGTGCCCTGCTGACCTGGCACCGCCCTGAAGAGAGGCCGATCCCATGA
- a CDS encoding SDR family NAD(P)-dependent oxidoreductase has product MSTSTNALDAFRLEGALALVTGASRGIGRATAEALADAGCDVAVAARSVAALDDVVRAVHDRGRKAHVVVGDLADPNAATAIVHQAADALGGLDVVVHNAGTLPMADDLTPVLTPFQSSEQHQWDTVMSVNLDATAALCRAVHPYLAGSSRASLLLMSSVAGLIGTPMMEAYAVTKAAQVSLARSLGVGWARQGIRVNALCPGWTRTDMTEFAAGAAPLSDWLISHVPMGRWAEADEVARVALFLASPAASFVTGQAVVVDGGLTVPDGGLAGIPKPASPFAGA; this is encoded by the coding sequence ATGAGTACCTCCACCAACGCCCTGGACGCCTTCCGCCTCGAGGGCGCGCTCGCACTGGTCACCGGCGCGTCCCGGGGGATCGGCCGGGCCACCGCGGAAGCGCTTGCGGACGCGGGCTGCGATGTCGCGGTGGCGGCACGCAGCGTCGCGGCGCTCGACGACGTGGTCCGGGCCGTCCACGACCGGGGACGCAAGGCGCACGTGGTCGTCGGCGACCTGGCCGATCCGAACGCGGCCACCGCGATCGTCCACCAGGCGGCGGACGCCCTGGGCGGACTCGACGTCGTCGTCCACAACGCGGGCACCCTGCCGATGGCGGATGACCTGACGCCGGTGCTGACACCGTTCCAGAGCTCGGAGCAGCACCAGTGGGACACCGTCATGTCCGTCAACCTCGACGCCACCGCCGCGCTGTGCCGGGCCGTGCACCCCTACCTGGCCGGCTCCTCCCGGGCCAGCCTGCTGCTGATGTCGTCGGTGGCGGGCCTGATCGGTACGCCCATGATGGAGGCGTACGCGGTGACCAAGGCCGCCCAGGTCTCCCTCGCCCGGTCCCTCGGCGTCGGCTGGGCCCGGCAGGGCATCCGCGTCAACGCGCTCTGCCCCGGGTGGACCAGGACCGACATGACGGAGTTCGCCGCCGGTGCCGCACCGCTGTCCGACTGGCTGATCAGCCACGTTCCGATGGGGCGATGGGCCGAAGCCGACGAGGTGGCCCGCGTCGCGCTCTTCCTCGCGTCCCCCGCAGCCTCCTTCGTCACCGGCCAGGCCGTCGTCGTGGACGGCGGGCTGACCGTCCCCGACGGTGGCCTGGCCGGTATTCCCAAGCCGGCTTCGCCGTTCGCGGGGGCGTGA
- a CDS encoding beta-ketoacyl-ACP synthase III, whose product MTGVRFEETTAVITGIGAGLPEQVLDNAAVIEAGRLRTTDEWIRTRTGIVHRRRVAPGISTGDLAVAAGRAAISSDGGSAPDLLVLATSTPDQPCPATAPYVAHRLGLGTVPAFDVGAVCSGFLYALATATALLHSGLCRAPLVVGADTYSSIVDPTDRDTAALFGDGAGAVLLRPGRIDAPGAVLAAALGADGSGHQLIAVPGGGSRQPMHLPQVDPKATTFRMQGREVYAHAVRRMVASAREALDRAGWPAETVEAFIGHQANQRILDAVAQRLGIGPEHRFGNIRDVGNTAAASIPLVMADPTTQRALTPGRRTLLTAFGGGLTWASVALNWPATVPRTRPPSPEFDLTPLSSTDLLRSHAWTPSASTSSPS is encoded by the coding sequence GTGACCGGCGTGCGCTTCGAGGAGACGACCGCCGTCATCACCGGGATAGGCGCCGGCCTGCCTGAACAGGTCCTCGACAACGCGGCCGTCATCGAGGCCGGCCGGCTCCGGACGACCGACGAGTGGATTCGAACGCGTACCGGCATCGTCCACCGACGGCGCGTCGCACCGGGCATCAGCACCGGAGACCTGGCCGTCGCCGCCGGCCGGGCGGCCATCTCCTCCGACGGCGGATCAGCCCCGGACCTGCTGGTGCTGGCCACCAGTACCCCGGACCAGCCCTGTCCGGCCACCGCACCGTACGTCGCCCACCGGCTCGGCCTCGGCACCGTTCCGGCCTTCGACGTCGGTGCGGTCTGCTCCGGCTTTCTCTACGCCCTCGCCACCGCCACCGCCCTCCTGCACAGCGGCCTGTGCAGGGCGCCGCTGGTCGTGGGAGCCGACACCTACTCCAGCATCGTCGATCCGACCGACCGTGACACCGCCGCCCTCTTCGGCGACGGGGCCGGCGCCGTCCTGCTGCGGCCCGGCCGGATCGACGCGCCGGGAGCGGTGCTGGCGGCCGCTCTCGGCGCCGACGGGAGCGGTCACCAGCTCATCGCCGTCCCCGGCGGGGGCTCCCGGCAACCGATGCACCTGCCCCAGGTCGACCCGAAGGCAACGACCTTCCGGATGCAGGGCCGCGAGGTCTACGCACATGCCGTCCGACGCATGGTGGCTTCCGCGCGCGAGGCGCTCGACCGTGCGGGCTGGCCGGCGGAGACCGTGGAGGCGTTCATCGGCCACCAGGCCAACCAGCGCATCCTCGACGCGGTCGCCCAGCGCCTCGGCATCGGCCCGGAGCACCGCTTCGGGAACATCCGCGACGTCGGGAACACGGCGGCAGCCTCCATTCCGCTGGTGATGGCCGATCCCACCACCCAGCGCGCCCTCACCCCCGGTCGGCGGACCTTGCTGACCGCCTTCGGTGGTGGCCTGACCTGGGCCTCCGTAGCACTGAACTGGCCCGCCACCGTCCCCCGGACCCGACCGCCGAGCCCGGAGTTCGACCTCACCCCACTCAGCAGCACCGACCTTCTGAGGAGCCACGCATGGACGCCGTCAGCCAGCACCTCGTCACCCTCCTGA
- a CDS encoding acyl carrier protein: MDAVSQHLVTLLTEKFEVPAEHIDPQATLADLELDSLAVVELYLTLQERWNIPLDENGADAEHTVDAIARRITELLAAAATESEGA; the protein is encoded by the coding sequence ATGGACGCCGTCAGCCAGCACCTCGTCACCCTCCTGACCGAGAAGTTCGAGGTGCCCGCCGAGCACATCGACCCGCAAGCCACACTGGCGGACCTGGAGCTGGACTCCCTGGCCGTCGTCGAGCTCTACCTGACGCTCCAGGAGCGCTGGAACATCCCGCTGGACGAGAACGGGGCCGATGCGGAGCACACCGTCGACGCGATCGCCCGCCGGATCACCGAGCTGCTCGCGGCCGCTGCGACCGAATCCGAGGGCGCCTAG
- a CDS encoding beta-ketoacyl-[acyl-carrier-protein] synthase family protein, with product MRGAVVVTGTGLVTPGGIGTDATWSSVCGGRSAARPDPELVGLPVAISCRVPGFAPDTVPVRQPWRYDRSTLLLLAAAHEAMADAGLSSGSWDGTRVALVVGSAAGGIGTLETQHRRLLSGGPTNVSPLTLTGYLPNMAAGHVALELGIRGPSLQTSTACASGATAVITAALLLAAGQCDLAVACGTDAMVTPLCAAAFAKMGALSRRDRDPARASRPFDRDRDGFVLAEGAGVLILERAEHAAARRIRPHATLAGYATTSDAHHATAPDPRGTGLRRAVTTALGAADATLTEVDHINAHGTGTPLNDRAEATTIRELFTRHTPTVTSAKGCLGHTMGAAGAIEAVLTVASIVRQTVPPTANFTAPDDHTDQIDVVAGSARPQQIDLALSHSLGFGGHNTVLAFTR from the coding sequence GTGCGCGGGGCCGTCGTGGTGACCGGCACCGGACTGGTGACCCCGGGCGGCATCGGTACGGACGCGACCTGGTCGAGTGTGTGCGGCGGCCGCTCCGCCGCCCGTCCCGACCCCGAGCTCGTGGGCCTGCCGGTGGCCATCTCCTGCCGGGTGCCCGGTTTCGCACCGGACACGGTTCCGGTCCGCCAGCCCTGGCGCTATGACCGCAGCACCCTGCTCCTCCTCGCCGCCGCTCACGAGGCGATGGCCGACGCGGGCCTTTCCAGTGGCAGTTGGGACGGCACGCGGGTGGCCCTGGTGGTCGGCTCGGCCGCCGGTGGCATCGGCACCCTGGAGACCCAGCACCGCAGGCTGCTGTCCGGCGGCCCCACCAACGTGTCACCGCTCACCCTCACCGGATATCTCCCGAACATGGCCGCCGGCCACGTGGCGCTCGAACTGGGCATCAGGGGCCCGTCCCTGCAGACCTCCACCGCCTGCGCCTCGGGCGCCACGGCCGTCATCACCGCCGCCCTGCTGCTGGCGGCGGGCCAGTGCGACCTCGCGGTGGCCTGCGGCACCGACGCCATGGTCACCCCGCTGTGCGCCGCGGCCTTCGCGAAAATGGGCGCGCTCTCCCGCCGCGACCGCGATCCGGCCCGGGCCTCCCGCCCCTTCGACCGGGACCGCGACGGCTTCGTCCTGGCCGAAGGAGCGGGTGTCCTCATCCTCGAACGCGCCGAGCACGCCGCAGCGCGCCGGATCCGGCCGCACGCCACCCTGGCCGGCTACGCCACCACGAGCGACGCTCACCACGCCACCGCACCCGACCCACGCGGAACCGGCCTGCGCCGCGCCGTCACCACCGCCCTGGGCGCTGCGGATGCCACCCTCACCGAGGTCGACCACATCAACGCCCACGGCACCGGTACACCGCTCAACGACCGAGCCGAAGCCACCACGATCCGGGAGCTGTTCACCCGTCACACGCCCACCGTGACCTCCGCCAAAGGGTGCCTGGGGCACACCATGGGCGCTGCGGGAGCCATCGAGGCGGTCCTCACGGTTGCCAGCATCGTCCGGCAGACGGTTCCCCCGACCGCGAACTTCACGGCACCCGACGACCACACGGACCAGATCGACGTGGTCGCCGGTAGCGCACGTCCCCAGCAGATCGACCTGGCGTTGAGCCACTCCCTCGGCTTCGGGGGCCACAACACGGTGCTCGCCTTCACCCGCTAG
- a CDS encoding acetoacetate--CoA ligase: MSTPPQDQPLWRPDPARAAATQIVAFQAWAAEHHGAPAAPLAPTGSDDEAAARYAALHDWSIEDLPRFWGAVTEWFDVRFSTEPEAVLTDRSMPGARWFPGARLNYAAEALRRGEEESYRGKPAILHLDESGEPPTELSWAELRRQVGSLSAALREQGIRPGDRVAGYLPNIPEAVVALLATAAVGAVWTSCAPDFGARSVLDRFQQLEPVALITVDGYHYGGKNHDRREVVAELRRELPSLQTVVHVPLLGTEAPAGTLPWSALTAATATSGAGEPVFEPVPFDHPLWVLYSSGTTGLPKPIVQSQGGILVEHLKQAGLHLDLGPDDRFFWYTSTGWMMWNFLIAGLLVGSTIVTYDGSPGHPDTGALWSVAARTRANVLGTSAAYVIASRKADLHPGRDLDLSAVRCIGTTGSPLPPDGFQWIYDEVKQDVWLASVSGGTDVCSCFVGGVPTLPVYLGEIQAPCLGSAVEAWDVSGHPLTDQVGELVVTQPLPSMPIGFWGDKDGSRYHDSYFDTYPGVWRHGDWITVTSRGTVVIHGRSDSTLNRQGVRMGSADIYEVVERLPEITESLVIGLEEAEGGYWMPLFVVLAPGATLDEDLTGRIRSSLRTELSPRHVPDEVIAVTGLPHTLTGKRIEVPVKRLLAGTPLEQAVNPGSVDNLDHLRFFEQLGRDRRA, translated from the coding sequence GTGAGCACCCCACCCCAGGACCAGCCGCTCTGGCGGCCCGACCCCGCTCGCGCCGCCGCCACCCAGATCGTCGCCTTCCAGGCCTGGGCCGCCGAACACCACGGCGCCCCCGCCGCCCCGCTCGCGCCCACCGGCAGCGACGACGAGGCCGCCGCCCGGTACGCCGCCCTGCACGACTGGTCCATCGAGGACCTGCCCCGGTTCTGGGGCGCCGTCACCGAGTGGTTCGACGTCCGGTTCAGCACCGAGCCCGAGGCCGTGCTCACCGACCGTTCCATGCCCGGCGCCCGCTGGTTCCCCGGCGCCCGCCTCAACTACGCCGCCGAGGCCCTCCGCCGCGGCGAGGAAGAGAGCTACCGGGGCAAGCCCGCGATCCTCCACCTGGACGAGAGCGGCGAGCCGCCCACCGAGCTCAGCTGGGCCGAACTCCGCCGCCAGGTCGGCTCGTTGAGCGCCGCCCTGCGTGAACAGGGCATCCGCCCGGGCGACCGGGTGGCCGGCTACCTGCCGAACATCCCGGAGGCCGTGGTCGCCCTGCTGGCCACCGCCGCCGTCGGCGCCGTCTGGACCAGCTGCGCCCCCGACTTCGGCGCCCGCAGCGTGCTCGACCGCTTCCAGCAGCTCGAACCCGTCGCCCTGATCACCGTGGACGGCTACCACTACGGCGGCAAGAACCACGACCGCCGCGAGGTGGTCGCCGAACTGCGCCGCGAGCTCCCCTCCCTGCAGACCGTGGTGCACGTCCCGCTGCTCGGCACCGAGGCCCCCGCGGGCACCCTGCCCTGGAGCGCGCTGACCGCCGCCACTGCAACATCGGGAGCGGGCGAGCCGGTCTTCGAGCCCGTCCCGTTCGACCACCCGCTCTGGGTGCTCTACTCCTCCGGCACCACCGGCCTGCCCAAGCCCATCGTGCAGAGCCAGGGCGGCATCCTGGTCGAGCACCTCAAGCAGGCCGGCCTGCACCTCGACCTCGGCCCCGACGACCGGTTCTTCTGGTACACCTCCACCGGCTGGATGATGTGGAACTTCCTCATCGCCGGCCTGCTGGTCGGATCCACGATCGTCACCTACGACGGCAGCCCCGGCCACCCCGACACCGGCGCCCTCTGGTCGGTCGCCGCCCGCACCCGCGCCAACGTGCTCGGCACCTCCGCCGCGTACGTCATCGCCAGCCGCAAGGCCGACCTGCACCCCGGCCGCGACCTCGACCTCTCCGCCGTCCGCTGCATCGGCACCACCGGTTCGCCGCTGCCCCCCGACGGCTTCCAGTGGATCTACGACGAGGTCAAGCAGGACGTCTGGCTCGCCTCGGTCAGCGGCGGCACCGACGTCTGCTCCTGCTTCGTCGGCGGCGTCCCCACCCTCCCGGTCTACCTCGGCGAGATCCAGGCCCCCTGCCTCGGCTCCGCCGTCGAGGCCTGGGACGTCAGCGGCCACCCGCTCACCGACCAGGTCGGCGAACTGGTCGTCACCCAGCCGCTGCCCTCGATGCCGATCGGCTTCTGGGGCGACAAGGACGGCAGCCGCTACCACGACAGCTACTTCGACACCTACCCCGGCGTCTGGCGGCACGGCGACTGGATCACCGTCACCTCGCGCGGCACCGTGGTGATCCACGGCCGCTCCGACTCCACCCTCAACCGGCAGGGCGTCCGGATGGGCTCCGCCGACATCTACGAGGTGGTCGAGCGGCTCCCCGAGATCACCGAGTCCCTGGTGATCGGCCTGGAGGAGGCGGAGGGCGGCTACTGGATGCCGCTGTTCGTCGTGCTCGCCCCCGGCGCGACCCTGGACGAGGACCTGACCGGCCGGATCCGCAGCTCGCTGCGCACCGAACTGTCACCCCGTCACGTCCCCGACGAGGTGATCGCGGTGACCGGCCTGCCGCACACCCTCACCGGCAAGCGGATCGAGGTCCCGGTCAAGCGCCTGCTGGCCGGCACCCCGCTGGAGCAGGCCGTCAACCCCGGCTCCGTCGACAACCTCGACCACCTGCGGTTCTTCGAGCAGCTCGGCCGCGACCGCCGGGCCTGA